Proteins from a genomic interval of Neodiprion lecontei isolate iyNeoLeco1 chromosome 2, iyNeoLeco1.1, whole genome shotgun sequence:
- the LOC107226185 gene encoding peroxisome biogenesis factor 1 isoform X2, with protein sequence MLAHFFSSESVEPRYRYGKLQPFTEITVSFPKKEVKEDKKENSSDSLWDTFKNVVPNLFSDTDKKKEANIEESVENIVGKYSKKNIIQTFRVLPVKRIEDTEAMSTVDSLLRQPYNIFINQRFLPKNFHSGEIYCRVKKVRQNTQFVKATNTNYLRTNNTAGLNLITEVVAKIFVLEEVLKKCSYCIDREYFANNLLYKSVYVSENLRHNLKLKVGAKVTLELIEYSVQPVTAIELFPQNNPVTLEDFENFLKEQSIYDKVLINSLSVLSLRNDKSCIVQFCPLPTSYALIDLYDLKTTPVHVKDVVFSVENEMESLQHPESVCLQTISMRGLRSLLTECKSILELSLGLDRASDFGYDRENILICGKVGSGKTTVGQILKEAFREVPNFVYVHVIDCKSLKGKKVETLHKIFLPAILECVYYQPAILFIDDLDSIAGKILADEENTPDAINTVRTADMLLNLITEYQAVNYVAVVATCISIDKINRKLAAPRGIHLFRTILSVPEFEKEDRMDILQLAMKSKLQISNDVDWNHYGNKTEGWTAQDLTKFVEKAVFSAWRRHVNSGLTTPLIACDEDLSRSLDKSVPMSLQGIDLYSGPGYAWSDIGGLAEVKQSLIELLHWPLKYPELFKNAPIKQQGGVLLYGAPGTGKTMLAGAIAKECGLNFISVKGPELLSKYIGASEEAVRNVFEKANSAKPCVLFFDEFDSLAPRRGHDSTGVTDRVVNQFLAQLDGVEGRQGVAVVAATSRPDLLDPALLRPGRLDKSLLCPLPDKTERKEILTALCESQKLDVRSLDLDTLAAETMSFTGADLNSILSQARITVLEEDLAAVKSHGREISGSLGTVGVTQRHLIDALASTRPSLNGSERAKYDRIYAKFSRAEDFSEDILKNSQRATLA encoded by the exons ATGTTG GCTCACTTTTTCTCTTCAGAGTCTGTGGAACCTAGGTACAGGTATGGAAAGCTTCAACCGTTCACAGAGATAACAGTATCATTTCCGAAAAAGGAAGTAAAagaggataaaaaagaaaattcatctGATAGTCTTTGGGATACGTTTAAAAATGTGGTGCCGAATTTGTTTTCTGACacagataagaaaaaagaggCAAATATTGAAGAATCTGTTGAGAATATAGtgggaaaatattcaaagaagAATATCATTCAGACTTTCCGGGTCCTACCTGTAAAAAGGATAGAAGACACAGAGGCCATGAGCACTGTAGATTCCTTATTGAGACAGccgtacaatatttttattaatcaacGTTTTTTACCAAAGAATTTCCATTCTGGAGAGATTTATTGCCGAGTTAAGAAAGTGAGGCAGAATACGCAATTCGTTAAAGCAACTAACACGAATTATTTGCGAACTAACAATACTGCAGGACTTAATTTAATAACAGAAGTAGTCGCCAAAATATTTGTACTGGAAGAGGTTTTGAAAAAGTGTTCATACTGTATTGACAGAGAATATTTTGCCAATAATTTGCTTTATAAAAGCGTCTACGTGTCGGAAAATCTCAGGCATAATCTCAAGTTAAAAGTGGGTGCTAAAGTCACATTAGAATTGATTGAATACTCAGTGCAGCCTGTTACGGCTATAGAATTATTTCCACAAAACAATCCAGTTACTTtggaagattttgaaaatttcctcaAAGAACAATCGATATATGATAAAGTGCTTATTAATTCATTATCCGTGCTGAGTTTGAGGAATGATAAGTCTTGCATTGTTCAATTCTGCCCACTCCCAACTTCCTATGCTTTGATAGATTTGTATGATTTGAAAACTACTCCTGTACATGTAAAGGATGTCGTATTTAGTGTGGAAAACGAGATGGAAAGCTTACAGCATCCAGAGAGTGTATGCTTGCAAACTATCTCAATGCG AGGCTTGAGATCTCTTTTAACAGAATGTAAATCTATTTTGGAACTGAGTCTGGGCTTAGATCGAGCTTCAGATTTCGGATATGACAGAGAAAATATTCTAATATGCGGAAAAGTTGGTAGTGGAAAGACAACTGTAGGCCAGATTTTGAAAGAGGCTTTTAGAGAAGTTCCAAATTTTGTTTATGTGCACGTGATTGATTGCAAATCATTAAAAG GTAAAAAAGTGGAAACATTACACAAAATCTTCCTGCCAGCTATTCTGGAGTGTGTTTACTACCAACCAGccattttatttatcgatgaTTTGGACAGTATAGCAGGAAAAATTCTGGCTGATGAAGAGAATACTCCGGATGCAATCAACACTGTCAG AACTGCTGACATGCTGTTGAACCTTATAACTGAGTATCAAGCAGTAAATTACGTTGCTGTTGTAGCTACCTGTATAAGTATTGACAAAATAAATAGGAAGTTGGCTGCTCCACGGGGTATTCACCTCTTCAGAACTATCCTATCAGTGCCTGAATTTGaaaag gAGGATCGAATGGACATTCTCCAGCTAGCTATGAAGTCAAAGTTGCAAATATCAAACGACGTCGATTGGAATCATTATGGCAATAAAACTGAGGGATGGACAGCACAAGACTTGACCAAATTCGTAGAAAAGGCTGTCTTTAGTGCTTGGAGGCGACACG TCAATAGTGGCTTGACAACTCCTTTGATAGCCTGCGACGAAGATCTGTCCCGAAGCTTGGACAAATCTGTACCAATGTCCTTGCAAGGCATTGATCTATATTCTGGGCCTGGTTACGCATGGTCAGACATAGGTGGATTAGCAGAGGTGAAGCAATCGTTAATAGAGCTTCTTCACTGGCCCTTGAAGTACCcagaacttttcaaaaatgcgCCAATAAAACAGCAAGGTGGGGTATTGCTCTACGGAGCACCAGGAACTGGTAAAACCATGCTGGCAGGTGCAATTGCCAAAGAATGTGGattgaatttcattagcgTTAAG GGTCCAGAGCTGCTTTCGAAATATATTGGAGCTAGCGAGGAGGCTGTGCGaaatgtatttgaaaa AGCAAACAGCGCCAAACCTTGTGTATTATTCTTTGACGAATTCGACAGCCTTGCGCCAAG ACGGGGCCATGACAGCACGGGGGTCACTGATCGTGTCGTGAATCAGTTTTTGGCTCAATTAGACGGTGTTGAAGGTAGGCAAGGAGTTGCCGTGGTCGCCGCCACCTCACGACCCGATTTACTAGATCCAGCGCTTCTGCGTCCAGGGCGTTTAGACAAATCTTTGCTTTGCCCGTTACCAGATAAG acggagagaaaagaaatactAACAGCTCTGTGCGAATCGCAAAAACTTGATGTGAGATCCTTGGACTTGGATACCCTGGCAGCTGAAACAATGAGCTTTACAGGAGCTGATTTGaattctattctttctcaagCAAGAATTACCGTTTTAGAGGAGGATTTGGCTGCTGTAAAATCG CACGGAAGGGAGATTTCCGGTTCATTGGGTACTGTCGGTGTGACTCAGAGACATTTGATCGATGCATTGGCATCAACGAGACCGTCATTGAATGGGAGCGAGAGGGCTAAGTATGACAGAAT CTATGCAAAATTCTCCAGGGCCGAAGACTTTTCCGAGGATATTTTGAAGAACAGTCAAAGAGCTACGCTAGCTTGA
- the LOC107226185 gene encoding peroxisome biogenesis factor 1 isoform X1, which translates to MQAERFTVKYITVQNCFVYLPATWQRQLATKPNAIRITHHDRDFYFSWHSQPSPDQSLRLSATFARALGIQEGDNVLASSEAHPSAVSNVTVMPKSSEDWEIVELQSNKIQESLLNQINIVAVDQQIVVWISKFLSVELHVESVEPRYRYGKLQPFTEITVSFPKKEVKEDKKENSSDSLWDTFKNVVPNLFSDTDKKKEANIEESVENIVGKYSKKNIIQTFRVLPVKRIEDTEAMSTVDSLLRQPYNIFINQRFLPKNFHSGEIYCRVKKVRQNTQFVKATNTNYLRTNNTAGLNLITEVVAKIFVLEEVLKKCSYCIDREYFANNLLYKSVYVSENLRHNLKLKVGAKVTLELIEYSVQPVTAIELFPQNNPVTLEDFENFLKEQSIYDKVLINSLSVLSLRNDKSCIVQFCPLPTSYALIDLYDLKTTPVHVKDVVFSVENEMESLQHPESVCLQTISMRGLRSLLTECKSILELSLGLDRASDFGYDRENILICGKVGSGKTTVGQILKEAFREVPNFVYVHVIDCKSLKGKKVETLHKIFLPAILECVYYQPAILFIDDLDSIAGKILADEENTPDAINTVRTADMLLNLITEYQAVNYVAVVATCISIDKINRKLAAPRGIHLFRTILSVPEFEKEDRMDILQLAMKSKLQISNDVDWNHYGNKTEGWTAQDLTKFVEKAVFSAWRRHVNSGLTTPLIACDEDLSRSLDKSVPMSLQGIDLYSGPGYAWSDIGGLAEVKQSLIELLHWPLKYPELFKNAPIKQQGGVLLYGAPGTGKTMLAGAIAKECGLNFISVKGPELLSKYIGASEEAVRNVFEKANSAKPCVLFFDEFDSLAPRRGHDSTGVTDRVVNQFLAQLDGVEGRQGVAVVAATSRPDLLDPALLRPGRLDKSLLCPLPDKTERKEILTALCESQKLDVRSLDLDTLAAETMSFTGADLNSILSQARITVLEEDLAAVKSHGREISGSLGTVGVTQRHLIDALASTRPSLNGSERAKYDRIYAKFSRAEDFSEDILKNSQRATLA; encoded by the exons ATGCAGGCTGAACGATTCACAGTTAAATATATCACCGTCCAAAATTGCTTCGTTTATTTACCAGCTACTTGGCAACGACAGCTTGCGACAAAG CCTAATGCCATCAGGATCACGCATCATGATCGCGACTTTTATTTCTCTTGGCACTCTCAGCCGAGTCCAGATCAATCCTTAAGGCTCAGTGCAACCTTTGCAAGAGCCTTGGGCATTCAAGAAGGAGATAATGTTCTTGCATCGTCTGAAGCTCATCCATCTGCTGTATCTAACGTCACTGTCATGCCAAAAAGCTCCGAAGACTGGGAAATTGTG GAATTGCAGAGCAACAAAATACAAGAGTCATTACTAAACCAGATCAACATTGTCGCGGTGGACCAgcaaattgttgtttggataTCAAAGTTCCTGTCTGTTGAATTACATGTTG AGTCTGTGGAACCTAGGTACAGGTATGGAAAGCTTCAACCGTTCACAGAGATAACAGTATCATTTCCGAAAAAGGAAGTAAAagaggataaaaaagaaaattcatctGATAGTCTTTGGGATACGTTTAAAAATGTGGTGCCGAATTTGTTTTCTGACacagataagaaaaaagaggCAAATATTGAAGAATCTGTTGAGAATATAGtgggaaaatattcaaagaagAATATCATTCAGACTTTCCGGGTCCTACCTGTAAAAAGGATAGAAGACACAGAGGCCATGAGCACTGTAGATTCCTTATTGAGACAGccgtacaatatttttattaatcaacGTTTTTTACCAAAGAATTTCCATTCTGGAGAGATTTATTGCCGAGTTAAGAAAGTGAGGCAGAATACGCAATTCGTTAAAGCAACTAACACGAATTATTTGCGAACTAACAATACTGCAGGACTTAATTTAATAACAGAAGTAGTCGCCAAAATATTTGTACTGGAAGAGGTTTTGAAAAAGTGTTCATACTGTATTGACAGAGAATATTTTGCCAATAATTTGCTTTATAAAAGCGTCTACGTGTCGGAAAATCTCAGGCATAATCTCAAGTTAAAAGTGGGTGCTAAAGTCACATTAGAATTGATTGAATACTCAGTGCAGCCTGTTACGGCTATAGAATTATTTCCACAAAACAATCCAGTTACTTtggaagattttgaaaatttcctcaAAGAACAATCGATATATGATAAAGTGCTTATTAATTCATTATCCGTGCTGAGTTTGAGGAATGATAAGTCTTGCATTGTTCAATTCTGCCCACTCCCAACTTCCTATGCTTTGATAGATTTGTATGATTTGAAAACTACTCCTGTACATGTAAAGGATGTCGTATTTAGTGTGGAAAACGAGATGGAAAGCTTACAGCATCCAGAGAGTGTATGCTTGCAAACTATCTCAATGCG AGGCTTGAGATCTCTTTTAACAGAATGTAAATCTATTTTGGAACTGAGTCTGGGCTTAGATCGAGCTTCAGATTTCGGATATGACAGAGAAAATATTCTAATATGCGGAAAAGTTGGTAGTGGAAAGACAACTGTAGGCCAGATTTTGAAAGAGGCTTTTAGAGAAGTTCCAAATTTTGTTTATGTGCACGTGATTGATTGCAAATCATTAAAAG GTAAAAAAGTGGAAACATTACACAAAATCTTCCTGCCAGCTATTCTGGAGTGTGTTTACTACCAACCAGccattttatttatcgatgaTTTGGACAGTATAGCAGGAAAAATTCTGGCTGATGAAGAGAATACTCCGGATGCAATCAACACTGTCAG AACTGCTGACATGCTGTTGAACCTTATAACTGAGTATCAAGCAGTAAATTACGTTGCTGTTGTAGCTACCTGTATAAGTATTGACAAAATAAATAGGAAGTTGGCTGCTCCACGGGGTATTCACCTCTTCAGAACTATCCTATCAGTGCCTGAATTTGaaaag gAGGATCGAATGGACATTCTCCAGCTAGCTATGAAGTCAAAGTTGCAAATATCAAACGACGTCGATTGGAATCATTATGGCAATAAAACTGAGGGATGGACAGCACAAGACTTGACCAAATTCGTAGAAAAGGCTGTCTTTAGTGCTTGGAGGCGACACG TCAATAGTGGCTTGACAACTCCTTTGATAGCCTGCGACGAAGATCTGTCCCGAAGCTTGGACAAATCTGTACCAATGTCCTTGCAAGGCATTGATCTATATTCTGGGCCTGGTTACGCATGGTCAGACATAGGTGGATTAGCAGAGGTGAAGCAATCGTTAATAGAGCTTCTTCACTGGCCCTTGAAGTACCcagaacttttcaaaaatgcgCCAATAAAACAGCAAGGTGGGGTATTGCTCTACGGAGCACCAGGAACTGGTAAAACCATGCTGGCAGGTGCAATTGCCAAAGAATGTGGattgaatttcattagcgTTAAG GGTCCAGAGCTGCTTTCGAAATATATTGGAGCTAGCGAGGAGGCTGTGCGaaatgtatttgaaaa AGCAAACAGCGCCAAACCTTGTGTATTATTCTTTGACGAATTCGACAGCCTTGCGCCAAG ACGGGGCCATGACAGCACGGGGGTCACTGATCGTGTCGTGAATCAGTTTTTGGCTCAATTAGACGGTGTTGAAGGTAGGCAAGGAGTTGCCGTGGTCGCCGCCACCTCACGACCCGATTTACTAGATCCAGCGCTTCTGCGTCCAGGGCGTTTAGACAAATCTTTGCTTTGCCCGTTACCAGATAAG acggagagaaaagaaatactAACAGCTCTGTGCGAATCGCAAAAACTTGATGTGAGATCCTTGGACTTGGATACCCTGGCAGCTGAAACAATGAGCTTTACAGGAGCTGATTTGaattctattctttctcaagCAAGAATTACCGTTTTAGAGGAGGATTTGGCTGCTGTAAAATCG CACGGAAGGGAGATTTCCGGTTCATTGGGTACTGTCGGTGTGACTCAGAGACATTTGATCGATGCATTGGCATCAACGAGACCGTCATTGAATGGGAGCGAGAGGGCTAAGTATGACAGAAT CTATGCAAAATTCTCCAGGGCCGAAGACTTTTCCGAGGATATTTTGAAGAACAGTCAAAGAGCTACGCTAGCTTGA
- the LOC107226187 gene encoding G2/mitotic-specific cyclin-B3 has translation MAPTKVLNGQNKQNTTGIVIRKGITTRSHNSIANTKHLTVAKDPRIKRKADASPLKEKTTKRSALGNITNAIGKSLGAQVHDVKKITKKAATQNKPSTTSLQSLGKILAKPDNVVPIKPKPPARVPAKKKEDDKVEVPAKIANARRSLDLEKSEDSSLYVSALEDADESLKKSTQSNSRVDAKDGTAKEPEEKVQASPDPKIPTLSIATRLDAPPTNKLPTGVQWDFDAENWTDPYQVSYYAMDTFNYLKSREPLFLIGDYMERQVCLSRWMRSLLVDWMVEVQESFELNHETLYLAVKLVDLYLTKVTVGKETLQLLGAASLFIASKFDERIPPMVDDFLYICDGAYTRRELTRMEINVLKIIDFDLGIPLSYRFLRRYARCAKVSMPTLTLARYILEYSLMDYATIMYSDSKMAAAALFIALQMKDLGGWNATLEYYTGLKLEEIKEIVLALNQGLHRKPKEALATVRNKYSHKIFFEVAKVPLKEVLDI, from the exons ATGGCTCCAACCAAAGTGTTAAATGGCCAAAACAAACAGAATACCACTGGCATAGTAATACGTAAAGGAATCACAACTAGAAGTCACAATTCAATAGCTAACACTAAGCACCTGACAGTTGCAAAAGACCCAAGGATCAAACGCAAAGCAGATGCCTCTCCCTTGAAAGAAAAGACAACAAAAAGATCAGCATTAGGAAATATCACCAAT GCCATCGGCAAGTCCTTAGGCGCACAAGTCCATGATGTTAAAAAGATCACAAAGAAAGCAGCGACCCAAAACAAGCCATCCACGACTTCCCTACAGTCCCTAGGAAAGATTTTAGCTAAGCCAGACAATGTTGTGCCAATCAAGCCGAAACCACCTGCACGTGTACCTgccaaaaaaaaggaagatgATAAAGTAGAAGTCCCAGCTAAAATAGCAAATGCAAGGCGCAGTTTAGATCTGGAAAAGTCTGAAGATAGTTCGCTGTATGTGAGTGCTTTAGAAGACGCTGAcgagagtttgaaaaaatcaacacAGAGTAATTCTagg GTTGATGCCAAAGATGGTACTGCAAAAGAGCCGGAAGAGAAGGTGCAGGCTTCACCTGATCCAAAAATACCTACTCTTTCGATTGCAACTCGCCTAGATGCTCCGCCTACTAACAAATTACCCACTGGTGTACAGTGGGATTTTGATGCTGAAAATTGGACTGATCCTTACCAAGTTTCTTATTATGCAATGGACACGTTTAATTACCTCAAAAGCCGGGAG CCATTGTTCCTGATTGGCGATTATATGGAAAGACAAGTTTGTTTATCTCGATGGATGAGATCTTTACTTGTCGATTGGATGGTTGAGGTCCAAGAATCCTTTGAATTAAACCACGAGACTTTGTATCTAGCTGTTAAATTAGTAGACTTGTACCTCACTAAAGTGACGGTTGGAAAAGAAACGCTCCAACTTTTAGGTGCAGCAAGTTTATTCATCGCAAGCAAATTTGAC GAAAGAATTCCGCCTATGGTCGACGACTTTTTGTACATCTGTGATGGTGCATACACGCGTCGGGAACTAACTAGGATGGAAATtaacgttttgaaaattatcgacTTCGACCTAGGCATTCCACTTTCTTACAGGTTCCTCAGAAGATACGCCAGG TGTGCCAAAGTTTCTATGCCAACTCTAACCCTGGCTCGTTACATCTTGGAGTATTCGTTAATGGATTACGCAACAATAATGTACAGCGATAGTAAAATGGCAGCCGCTGCTCTATTCATTGCTTTGCAAATGAAGGATCTAGGTGGCTGGAATGCAACCTTAGAATACTATACGGGACTCAAACTTGAGGAGATTAAAGAAATCGTGCTGGCGCTAAATCAGGGATTACACCGGAAACCTAAAGAAGCATTAGCAACAGTTCGCAACAAATACAGTCATAA aatatttttcgaagTCGCAAAAGTGCCACTGAAAGAAGTATTAGATATATAG